The DNA sequence CCTTGCCCGCCTTCGGCTCCGGTGCTTCCTCGTACCGCATCACCTCCGCCCCACCGAATCTATGTATACGTATTGCTTTCATATATTTTTGCCTGTGACTATAAGTCCTTGAAGTTTCGCAAAAAGCCCACGCCTTGGATAGTTACACTTTGGCCCTTGCTAGCGTGCGATATAATAAACAAGCTGACCTATAGGTCACTTGGAGGTTGGCATGACCAAAAAAGTTTCCGCTGCCAAGGCTAAGGCCCATTTCTCTGAGCTCACTGCTAATGTGGCCCGCACCGGCCAGCGGGTCATCATTGAACGACGCGGCAAACCCGTGGCTGCAATTGTTAGCATAGGGGATTTGGAATGTCTGGAACGTGAACAGCGATTATCAGAAGAGCCTGTAGGTGCCCTGGCTCTGGTAGGTGCTTGGAGCGATCTGATGACTGATGAAGAAATAGACCAATTTATAAAGGATATCTATGAATCGCGAGAACGAGACTTCGGCCGGCCAGTGGAGCTGGAGCCTTAATGTACCTGTTTGATACAGATACACTCAGTAATTTAATGCGGCCCACTCCTGTGCCCCCTCTTATCAGAAAGATGGCTTCTGTGCCGAAACCTCAGCAGTTTACTTCAGCTATCAGCTTGAGCGAGCTTTTTTATGGCGCCTACAGGGTAGGGGAAAGAAAGGAACGCCTTCTTGACCAAATTGAACTCCTCTTGTTCTCTAACATAACGGTGCTTCCCTTTGATACTGAAGCTTCCCGACGCTATGGTTCACTGCGGGCTAACCTTGAAAGCACAGGTCAGTTCATCGGAGACCCGGACATCCGTATAGCGGCAATTGCTCTCGCGCGAGACCTTATTGTTGTAACTGGCAACATGCGCCACTTCTCCCGTGTGCCTGGGCTACGAGTAGAAAACTGGCTCCAATAAATCAGTCTTAAGCTCCCTGAAACTCCTATAAATCCTTCCCTCCCACGCCCCAGCCGTGATACGCTTATCGAGTCATGAAAGAAGTCATCCAAGAAGCCGCGCGGCTCCTGGAGCAGGGCCAGCCCTGCGTCCTCGCCACCGTCGTCCGCACCCGGGGCTCCACCCCCCAGAAGCCCGGCGCCAAGCTCGTCGTCCGCGCCGACGGCACCGCCCTCGGCACCCTAGGCGGCGGCTGCGTCGAGGGCGATATCTGGTTCGCCGCCTCGGAGATGCTCAAGCGTCACGAAGGCCCCCAGTTCAAGGACTACTATCTGAACGAGGACATCGCCGCCCGCGACGGCCTGGTCTGCGGCGGCACCATGTACTTCTTCCTCGACCCCCTCAACCCCGACGACTTCCTCCCCTACGCCCGCGACATCCTCCACGCCTACGATGGCGGCCCCGTCTGTGGCGCCGCCACCATCGTCAAGGCTAACGACCCCTCCCTCATGGGCAAACGCCTCCTCCTCCGCGACGACGGCCCCGCCCACGGCTCCCTCGGCTCCCCCACCCTCGACCGCCAGGCCATCGACGCCATCCGCCAGGTCGCCGACCTGGGCAACAACACCTACCTCGTCGCCGACAACGGTACCGAGCTTTTCATCGAAGGCTTCACCACGCCGCCCACCCTGGTCATCATGGGCGGCGGCCACGTCGGCAAGGCCATGTATCACGCCGCCCTCCCCCTGGGCTTCCGCATCTATGTCGTCGACGACCGCCCCGACTTCGCCAGCAAGGAGCGATTCCCCGACGCCGCCGGCGCCGTCCTCGCCCCCTTCGAAAAAGGCCTCGACCAAATCCCCATCAACGCCAACACCTACATCGTTGTCGCCACTCGAGGCCACCGACAGGACGACCTGGCACTAGAGGCTGCCGTCCAGACTCCTGCCACCTACGTGGGCCTCATGGGCAGCAAGCGCAAGACCCTCCTCATCTACAAGCACCTCCTCAAGAAGGGCTACTCACCTGAAGTTCTGCGAAAGGTCAAAGCCCCCGTCGGTCTGGACATCGGCGCCCTCACCCCCGAAGAAATCACCGTCAGCGTCCTCGCCGAAATCATCATGGTCCGACGAGGCGGCAAAGGCGGCCCCATGCAAATGGCCCGCAAATATTTCGACAAAGCCATGGAACAGTCCCGCGCCAAAGAACCCGCCGCCACCCCCTCTGACTAGAATCATCCGCATCCTATCCGTCTTCTTTCCTCTCCCTTGATGGGAGAGGATTAAGGTGAGGGTGAAACCCTAGAAGCACAAAACACATATCTATGCCAACCACCCTTCACCGAAGGTTCTCTATCAGTGTCCTCCCCTAAACCTAAACCTCTCCTCCGCACCGCCGCCCTCCTCCTCGCCGCCGGCGAGTCCACCCGCATGGGCCGGCTCAAAGCCCTCCTCCCCTGGAAAAACTCCACCCTCCTCCAGGCCCAGCTATCCTCCCTCCACGACGCCGCCCTCTCCCCCATCATCCTCGTCCTCGGCCACCGCGCCGCCGACCTCCAGCCCCTCGCCAAACCCTTCCCCGCTGTCCGAATCGTCCACAACCCCCACTACAAACAAGGCAAGACCACCAGCATAAAAGCCGGCCTCGCGGCCCTCAACGACGGTGAAACCGACGCCATCCTAATCCTCAACGTAGACCAGCCCCGCTCCCCCGCCACCCTCCAGCGAATCGTGGAAGCCCACCACCGCTCCCGCGCCGCCATCACCATCCCCACCTACAAAAGCAAAGGCGGCCACCCCGTCATCTATAACATCAGCCTCCTGCCCAAACTCCTCGCTATCTCAGAAGACACCCAGGGCCTCAAAGCCCTCACCCACAACAGCCCCCACCCCATCCTTCGCTTCGACGCCGCCACCCCGGAAGTCATCTTGGATCTTAATACTGAGGAAGACTACCAGCGCGCCATTGATTGAAGACGGAACTCGGCTGAGCCTTCCCGTCAGCTCTAGTCGTCGTTTGTGGTTGGTAACGCCTAAATCTCGGGCCTAAATTTCCACATTAGCCGCATTTATTTAGCAGAACTTCCTCCGCCCTCCGCCCTCCGGCACCGGCTCCGTGAGACGCAAAAAACCAGGCCCAGCGTCCGCCGGGCCTGGGCTAGGTTTTCCTCACCATCGGCCCCACATACCTGGCCTCTAGGGCCAGAGGAGCCTCCCGATGCAATCGGGATTACTTGGCTATATCCTCAAGTTAGCGTGGAGCCTTCAGGCTTTCTGATGCCCCGCTGGCTCTCCTTCACAAACCTCTGCTCAGCGACTCAACCCTTCAAAACCAGCGAGGCGTCTACAAGGGAAGTGCCACTGATGGTTCCATACGTGGCGCCTTACCATCTTCGCCTCCTTTCGCTGTATTTGAGGGTTATGACTATCTTTTACTCATACCTATTTTGATAAAGAATTGTTAAAAAGGCAATAGTTGCAAATCGTATGTTCCGTTTCGTAATTCGTACTCTCGCCGTCCCCCTGCGTCAATTTCCGACTCCTGTGATACCATGGTTCCGCCTCACCACCACCCTGGAGGAATCCCATGAAAGCCCTCGAAGGCGTCCGAGTCCTGGACCTCACCCGCGCCCTGGCCGGACCCTACTGCACCCTCATGCTCGCCGACTACGGCGCCGACGTCATTAAAATCGAAGTCCCCGGCAAGGGCGACGATACCCGCGCTTGGGGCCCGCCCTATATCCACGACGAGTCCGCCTACTTCCTCTCCATTAACCGCAACAAGCGCAGCCTCACCCTCAACCTCAAAGAGCCTGAAGCCCGCGAAATCTTCATGAAGCTCGCCCGCGACGCCGATGTCATCGTCGAAAACTACACCCCCGGCGTCGTCCACCGCCTCGGCATCGACTACGACTCCGTCAAGGCCGTCAAGCCTGACATCGTCTACTGCTCCATCTCCGGCTTCGGCCAGACCGGCCCTTACCGCGAGCTCCCCGCCTACGACCAGATGATGCAGGGCGTCGGCGGCATCATGAGTCTCACCGGCGACCCCGACGGCCCCCCCATGAAAGTCGGCATCGCCATCACCGACATCGGCGCCGGCATGCTCGGCGCCTACGCCGTCATGACAGCCCTCTTCCACCGCGCCCGCACCGGCCAGGGCCAGTACCTCGACGTGTCGATGCTCGACCTCCAGGTCTCCTGGCTCACCTACCAGGCCGGGGCCTACTTCGCTGCCGGCAGCCCGCCCCCCCGAGTCGGCGCCGCCCACCCCAACCTGGTCCCTTACCAGGCCTTCAAGTGTTCCGACGGCAAGTACGTCAACGTCGCCGTCGGCAACGACCGCTTCTGGCTCCGCTTCTGCGACGCCCTGGGCCGACAGGATCTCGCCCAGGACCCCGCCTACGCCCAAAACAAGGACCGGGTGCGGCAGCGCGCCAAACTCGTCGGCATCCTGGAGCAGGAGTTCAAGAAGAAGCCTGTAAAGCACTGGGTACAAGTCCTGGAAAAAGGCGGCGTCCCCTGCGGCCCCATCAATGACATGGCCGATGTCTTCTCCAACCCTCAGGTTATCGAGAGAAAAATGCTGGCGGAGATGGACCACCCCACGGCGGGCCGCATCAAGCAGACCGGCATCTCCATCAAGTTCTCCGACACGCCCGGCGAGATTAAATCGCCTCCGCCGGTGCTAGGTCAGCATAATGAGGAGATTCTTACAAGCCTGGGCTATTCCCGCGATGATGTAAAATCTCTCAAGCAGAGCGGTATCTTATAGCCGACTGCTTGGAGCTATATGGCTACCTTCTACGATGTCGCCCTGGCCAACGACCAGCAGTTCTTTAGCTCCCGCATCCGCGAGTTCTGCGCCCAGTTTGAGCTCTCCTTTTTCCTCATCGAGCCTACCTGGGCCTTCGATTTTCTCTCCAAGCTGGAGGAGCGCGAAATCGGCGTCCGAGTCCTTATCGACATGTCCGCCGACGCCTATGACATCGAAAACATCTACTTCAAAATCGCCAAGGAGGTGGCCGAGCAGGGTGGCTATGTCATCAACGACCCCGACCTCTCCGCCGCCGCCTCCCACAAGGGCCTCTTCCATCATACCCTCGCCAACAACAGCGTCCTCGTGCCGCCCACCGTCATCGTTCCTCGAAAAGACATCGATACCTTCCGCCTCACCAGAGAAATCACTAATCAAATAGGCACGCCCTTCGTGGTAAAGCCCGGCTGGGGCGGTGGACGCATCGGCGTCATCCTGGACGCCACTTCCGAGGACGACATCCTCCGCTCCGCCAAAGAAGCCATCGACTCTGACTCCTTCCTCCTCCAGCGCCGCCTCACTCCCAAGCAGCTGGACAGCCACGTGGCCTGGTTCCGCGTCTTCTACGTCTTCGGCGAGGTTATCCCTTGCTGGTGGGAGCCGCCCGCAAATCAGTACCAGCTTGTCACTCCCCTCCAGCGTAAGACCTACCACCTCTCCGCCCTGGCCCGAATGGCCCGCGAGATCGCCCGCCTCTCCAAGGTCGAGTTCTTCTCCACCGAAATCACCCTCGCCGACGACGGCAAGTTCTACGCCGTCGACTACCTGAACACCGACTGCGATATGCGCGTCAAGTCCTTCTGGCCCACCGGCGTCCCCGACGAGGTCGTCCGCCACATCGCCTGGATTCTTGTAGAGCAGGCCCGCGACCGAGTCCACCGCTCCCGCGGCGTCTTCGACCACGAGCTGCTCATCAAAGACCAGGACTGGAACACCCGCCGCAAAAAAGGCCAGCTCGTCCCCGGCGAATAAAGGATTGAGGGTTTTCTGTCATTCTGAGCCCCGCGAAGAATCTAATCGACGTGACTGCTACTACGCCCATCCTCGCATCCACCTTACCAATTCAAAATTACAGGAGAGGTCGCTTCACCTTCTCTTATCCCTTCCCATTCGACACCTGGTGCTAACTGATGGCCTATGTGTGTTTAAGGTCTGACCGCCACCAAGAAAATCCCTTCTCCCCTTGTGGGAGAAGGCGTAGGTCGAAGACTCGCCGTGGCGAGATGAGGGGTGAATCCCTAGAGCCGAGGAGCCTGTATCACCACCACCTCCCTCTGGCCGATTCCCGTCTGATCCCTTCCTCCCATCCGGGAGGGAAAGTTAGGTAGGGGGCCTCCCCTCGACCCACCCATGCCTATCCTTCTCTTACTTGTCATAATCCTCGCTTCCTTAGCCTTCTTTACCCTCCTCGCCGTCTCCGCCGTCGCCCTCTGGGTCGCCTACGACTACGTCCGCACCCGCCGCTACCCCGTCGACCAGTGGGGCCACCCCTCCGACTTCCCCATCGACTATGAAGACGTCTCCTTCCCCAGCCGCCACGACCTCCTCAAAATCAGCGGCTGGTACCTACCCTCCGGCGACGACTCTCGATGCCTCATCCTCCTCCAGGGCGACGGCCACCACCGCAACAGCCCCGGCATCCGCGCCCTGCTCCTGGGCCGAGACCTGGCGCAGCACGGCTACAGCGTTTTGTTATTCGACTTCCGTGGTCGCGGCGACTCGCGGGGCCATCGAGGCTCCGCTGGCGACCGCGAGCGATGGGACCTCCTCGGCGCCCTCGACTACGTCAACAGCCGCGGCATCCCCACCGAAAAAATCGGCCTCGTCGGCTTCTCCCTAGGCGCCGCCGTCGCCCTCCTCGTCGCCGACCAGGAAAAGCGCATCCCCGCCCTGGTCTCCGATAGCTGCTACCTGGACACCCTCCCTGACCTGGAAAACGTCCCCTTCCTCTTCTTCACCCTTCCTAAATGGTTCCGCGTCCCCACCATCCTCGCGGGCAAGTGGTTCCTCGCCGCCGACTTCAGCCAGGTGCGTCCAGTCAAAATGGTCCATAAAATCGCTCCCAGGCCCGTCTTCTTCATCCACGGCCAGGAAGACCACGTCGTCCCCTACCGAGAGACCATCGTCCTCCACCAGGCCTCCAAAAACCCCAACAATCAGCTCTGGATCGTCCCCGGCGCCGGCCACGTCCACACCTACGCCACCCACCCCAAAGAATACCTCCGCCTCATCGTCCCCTTCTTCAACCGCCACATCCCCAAAGACTCTCCTAACTAGGTCGCCCAATCCGCTCCTCTCGGCTTCCTGCGACGCAACCTTCCCATCTGGGTGGTGTTTCTCTTTAGGAGGGCTGGGCGTTCCCCTCTGGTCCCCCTTCTTCTCCTATTGCAAAGTGCTTCGCTGCCTTAAAGCATATATCGCGGAGTCTCCTCATCCTTGATATTTATTCAATGAGGAGGCTCGATTTATCGGCCCGATGCAATCGGACCGTCCTGAGTATGCCGAAGGAGGGGGTTGTGGTTCCTTATATTCCCTCCCTCTTCTCAAAAAGGAGAAGAGGGCTGCAAGTTCGCCGTGGCGAGATAAAGGATGATGAGGTGCTCATATTATCCTTCCATTTCCAGCAGACCCGTGATGCACATTATGGGTTCAGCTTTGAAAAACCACGAACCTTTCGAAAAATGGGGTCTGGATTGTCCCATCAGGTTCTCCCTCTTCTCCTATTGCAAAGGAGAAGAGGGAGTTAGAGGGTGATGAGGTGATCCTTATTTTCTTTCCCTCTTCTCCCGTAGTCGGGAGAAGAGGGACAAAGGGTGATGAGGGCGACCCGAACGCGAGTGACGCCCGCACCCAGTACCTAGAAGGAGAAAATCACCCCCACTCTAACCCCACAAACTTTAGGAAATCCTCAATCCGCCGTCGCTTTGACGTCGGGTCCTCATTCCACCGCCGCACCTGCTCGTTATACGACTCCTGCGCCTCCGTGTACGACACGTAGTCCCGCCTCACCGGCCCCTCCTCCACCTCCCCATCCGTATCGTGCTTCCCAAAGCACGGCTCGTCTATCAGCCTGAACGGCCCCTGCGGCTTGTCGAAGTCCACCGGTTGGAACGGGTACTGCCGGCAAATGTGCGGCTTGAACTCATGTATCGAACACACGTTGTTCTTCAAAAATGTGCACTGCCCCATGTCCTCATTCTCCACTCGACCCAGCACCATCGCCAGCTTCCCAAACTTGGAATTGAACAGCCTCTCGTCCGACTCCTCCAGCGGCGGCTTAAAGTCCGTAGGCCGGTAAAACTCCACAAACTCCGATATCGGCTTGTTCATCCGATTCTGTATGCGCTTAACATCCACCGGCAGCACCAGCGGCACATACCGCTTGCAGCACTCCCCGCACTGTGTGCATCGCCACTTAATAGCCATAGCCGTCTTAGTTTAACCCATCATTTCGACTGTATCATCATGCCTTTTAACGCCAAGAAATCTCCATCAATGACTGGTCTCATATTTTGTGGAGGCGAGACCATCTCGCCATTAGCCCCTAACGCCTGACGCTAGTTGAGTTGGCGCCTACAAAAAGGAGGCGTGTTTGTCATTCTGAGCCTGCGAAGAATCTAATCGACGTGCCCGTTGCCTCGCCCCTCATGTCACTAACAAGGCTACTATTGTCATTCCGAGCGTAGTCGAGGAATCTGTTATGACGGTAACCTCGTTTCTCATATCACTGACACGCCCCGCATCTTCTCGTTTCCATTGTCGTCAGCGTCTCACACTAGTAACAGCCATCTGTTGGAGCAGGTCTACCGTAACCTTATCTCCTGCCTCACCCATAGAAGAGACCTCCCCTCTCCGACTCTCCTCCCATACCTACCTCTTCTTCCGATGTGACAACTTCTTGTAGCCTTAAGCCTTCTCCTTCTGCTATCCTCTCTATCCCTCCAGCCCATCTCTCCATCGCCCCATCTTCATGAAAGGCCATTGAAAAGATAACAACCGGGACAACCTCTAAAACAATTCTGTATCTAGTCCACGCCTGAAACCCTGAATTGTTTCCCCTAAAAACTTTTTACAAATATCCTCAGGGCGAAAAACCAAACAAGGCTCCACCTCATTCGTTTCCTCAAAACTAAAATTTTAGTGGGGTCTAAAAGAAAATCCATCGCCGTCCGAAATCCCGATGGGATCGGGAGGGAGGCTCATCCGCCTCAGGAGGATCGGCCCTCCCCGCCCCAGCATTAGTTCCTTCCCCACAAAAACTAATCCCCCGCCATTGCCCGCCACTATTCCTTCCCCTATCATTGCCCCAACCCACCCATAAGGAACCTAAAATGGACTTAGGTATAAAAGGACGCGCCGCCATCGTCGGCGGCTCCAGCCGTGGCATGGGCAAGTCCGCCGCCCTCACCCTCGCCCGCGAAGGCGCCTCCGTCGTCATCTGCTCCCGCACCGAGGCCGATATCCGCAAGGCCGAAAAAGAAATCGCCGCCGCCTCCAGCCCCAAGCAGGTCCTCGCCCTCGCCGCCGACCTTACCAAACCCGACGTCATTAAGAGCGTGGTCCGACAGACCCTCGGCCGCTTTGGCCGCATCGATATCCTGGTCAACAACGTTGGCGGCCCGCCCCCAGGCCAGCCCTCCCAGCTCACCGACGAGCAGTGGTACGCCGCCCTTGAGCAAAACTTCCTCAGCGCCGTCCGCATGACCCGCGAGGTTCTCCCCCACATGAAAGAGCGCAAGTGGGGACGAGTCATCAATCTCCTCTCCAACGCCGTCCGACAGCCCGTCCTCGACCTCGTCCTCTCCACCTCCAGCCGCCTCGCCGTCGTCGGCTACGCCAAGATGCTCTCCAACGAGGTCTCCCAGTTCGGGATCACCGTCAACAACGTCCTCCCCGGCCAGGTCCTCACCGACCGCATGACCTCCCTCTACGGCAAAATGGCCAAAGAGCAGGGCCGCGATATGCAAGCCATGATGGACGAAGCCGCGGGCCGAATCCCCATGCGACGCCTCGGCCGCCCCGAAGAAATGGGCGACCTCATCGCCTTCCTCGCCTCAGACCGCGCCAGCTACATCACCGGCCAGAGCATCAGCCTTGACGGCGGCGCCCTCCAAGCCGTGATCTAGGGATGGAATATAGGCGTTCCTAGTAATGAGTTACTCGAGGTAGGTTACCAAATTGCCGTCCAGTAACCATAATATTGGTGAAGTTCCTAGAGCATATGCCAAGGAGGTTTCGCTATGAGGACTGGAGATGTTGACCACAACGTAATTCTCCGCATCGTCCGTGAAATGCATAGGGAGTTTCACACCAAGGATGTCTCTCAACATCCGGCAGCCAAAGCGGCACATAGCCTTCATGTACATGAGCGTAGCTACAACTCGGTCATTGGCAGGCATCTTAGCCGAAACGATGCTGGGATAGGTATCCGTCAAGACGAGTCCCCACGCGGTCGCCGGGGCGTATATTGGATAAAGGCGTGATAGCTGGACAAGGAGCCTGCCCAGGAAATCCCTTCTCCCCTTGCGAGAGAAGGTTAGGATGAGGGGTAAACCCTAGGCAGAGAAGACGAGCATTAGAGTCACTCGCCACCCCTTCTTCCTCCTTCTCCCCCTTGATGGGGGAGAACAGAAGAGAGGGTGAAACCCTAGTTCCACGCCCCGTCCGTCAGGCTAGACCATACCTTCCACGCTGCGTATATCCCCTTCTCCCGCCGCACAAGGAGAGATTCCCCTACCTCTGATAAACCCCCTCCATATACTCCCCTATCTCCTCCACCCTCAGCCCCTCCACCGCCACCTCCGGCGCCCACGTCACCTGGTCGGAAGCCCATCTCACTGTCCCCCGAGGCGGATGCCCTATCCCCAGCACGCTGTTTATCACCCGCAAGATGTTGTCATTCAGCCGCAGCGTGTTCGGCTTGATAGGCGCCGCCAGCCGCCCGCCCTTGATAAGGTACGAGTCCCCCACCACCGTCCCGCTAAAGTCCGCCGCCGTGATGCCGTTCACCGGGTAGGTGTACCACAGCCGCCCGATGTACAGCCCATCATCCACCATCCGCATCAGCTCCTCCGTCGACCGCTTTCTCCGACCCTCCAGCACCAGGTTCGTCGGCGTTATCGACGGCGGCGAGTCAAAGTTCCGGCCTCCGCCTCGGCCCGTCCTGAACCCGTTCCGGGGCGCGATACCCTGGGCCACCCGGCTCGGCTCCACGCCCAGCTTCTCCTTGCCCTTGGGGTCGTGCAGTATCCGCTGAGTCTCGTAATAGTTGGACAAGGCCCCCTTCAATACGCCGTCCTTGATCATCTCCGTCCGGCCCGTCGGCACACCTTCGTCCGTGATAGCCTTCGATGCCGCCAGCCCCGCCGCCGACCCGTCGTCATATAGGTAGACCTCCTCCGACGCCACCTTCTTTCCCATCTTCCCCAGGAACGGCGACGCCCCTGCGTAGAACATATTCAAATTCAGTCCAGGCATCAGTATCCACTCCAGCAGCTCCGCCACCGCCTGCGGCCCCAGGACAACCCTATACGCCCCGGACGCCACCCTCTGCCCGCCGATGGCCCGTATGGCGCTCCGCGCCGCCTCCGCCGCCGAGTCCCCCGCAAACCCCGACAGGCTGGGGCTGGTGCCCCATCCCGTCCCCTTGGCGTCGTGGTCCTCTACCATCGCCGTCGCGAAGGACATAATCAGCGTAGACTCGTCTGTCTGCACCGACGGGAAGTGAAAGGAGCCGACGGCCATCCGTTCCTTCAGCATCACCACGTCGCCGCCCAAAATCAGCCCCAGCTCCTTCACCTTGTCCGGCGACTTGGCCGCCCCTAGCAGCTCCTCCGACGACTGGAATACCTCCAGCGCCCTGTTCACCGACGCCCAGCCCGCCTGCACCAGCTTGCCCCCCTTGGAAGACATCAACACCGGGTCGTGGTACTTGGTCAGCGTTGGCTGCTCTCCCGTCGGCTTGGGCAGCGATACATACTCCGGGTCCAGCACCGCCCCTCGCCGCGCCTTCTCCAGCGCCTTCTTCACGCCTTCGAGTGATAGGTTGGTCGGCTCGCTCCCAAAGCCCGTCTTCACTCCATCTCCCCCCTTCAAAGCCACCCTTATCCCCAACCCATAAGACTCCACCGACTTCGGCTCCTCCACCCCGTTGCTCGGTATCCGTGACGTGTAGTTGAGCCGCACCGTTAGGTTCTCGTTGGCCGATGCAAACACCTCCGCCTCGGTTACATCCTTCTGCGTCTTCAGGTACTTGAGCGCGTCGCTGACGGAACGCTTTAGCTGGGCAATGGACAGCATTAGTTGCCACCTCCCGTCAGCCTGGCTATGCCCCGCATCGTTGGCCCACCGTTGCTCATACGCTTGGCCTGCATCGGCTGCCCCTTGCCGCAGTTGGGTATCGGGTACATGCGGAAGTCATTCCCCACGGCGTCGATGCTCATGAAATAGTCCCTCGTGTCCGACGTTATCCCCCCGTCCCTATACACCTGCCCCAGCTCGCCGTTCCGAATCTCATACACCTTCACCGCCGTAATGCGGAAGTTCTCCCTCGACTCCGCTATCGACGGCGTCCGGTGCCCCGACACGTAGTACCCCTTGTCCACCTCTCTGATGATCTCCTGCGGGTCGCGATTACCCGGCGCAAAGACCGTGTTGGACATGCGAATCAGCGGTATCAGGTACGACTCCGTGGCCCTGAACGACCCGTTAGGTTCCACCCCCAGCACCGCCGCCGTCTGCCGGCTGTTCAGGAACTCCTCAAACACCCCGTTCCTAATGTGGTACGCCCGCCGCGATGGCGTCCCGTCATGGTCGTAGGGATAGTGGCCGTAGCCCTCCACTGTCGGGTCCGAGTAGGCGCTGACCAGCGGCGACGCCACCTGCTTGCCGATCATGTTGTCCTTCAAGTCCCTGAAGAACCAGCTTCGGCCCGCATACGCCGTCTCAAACTTCAGCGCCCGGTCCAACTCCGAAGGGTGCCCCACCACTTCATGCGCTACCAGGGTATTGAAGTGCGGGTCCGTGACTACCACCACCTCCTTCTCCGTGGGCTTCAGGCGCGGCGCCTTGACTAGCTCCTCGGCGTTCTTGCCCAGCTCTTTGCAGAACTCCTCAAAGCTCTTGAGGCTGATGACGCCCTTGTTGTGCCCCTCCGTCAGTACCTCCCACCCGCGCTGGTGGCCGGTGAAGTCGTATATCTCTACTGTCCCGTCCTTCCCGCTTCCTATAACGATGCAGAACCCCTCGGTCTGAGCATAACTGTAATCGATGTCCGCCCCTTCTGAACTCACATACAGCTCGCGAATCAGTGATGTCACCGCCGACGTCGCCGCATACACTACGCTGCTCCCCTCACCCTTGGCAGCCTGGCATCCTTCCACCGCCATCTTTACCGTCGCGTCCAGCGGCACCGACCGCGGGTCATCCCGAAAGATAGGCTTGATAGTGTCCTGCGAGATGTGTACCGGCGCCAGTCCCATGGCATAGAAGCT is a window from the SAR202 cluster bacterium genome containing:
- a CDS encoding type II toxin-antitoxin system Phd/YefM family antitoxin: MTKKVSAAKAKAHFSELTANVARTGQRVIIERRGKPVAAIVSIGDLECLEREQRLSEEPVGALALVGAWSDLMTDEEIDQFIKDIYESRERDFGRPVELEP
- a CDS encoding type II toxin-antitoxin system VapC family toxin, with the protein product MYLFDTDTLSNLMRPTPVPPLIRKMASVPKPQQFTSAISLSELFYGAYRVGERKERLLDQIELLLFSNITVLPFDTEASRRYGSLRANLESTGQFIGDPDIRIAAIALARDLIVVTGNMRHFSRVPGLRVENWLQ
- a CDS encoding nucleotidyltransferase family protein encodes the protein MSSPKPKPLLRTAALLLAAGESTRMGRLKALLPWKNSTLLQAQLSSLHDAALSPIILVLGHRAADLQPLAKPFPAVRIVHNPHYKQGKTTSIKAGLAALNDGETDAILILNVDQPRSPATLQRIVEAHHRSRAAITIPTYKSKGGHPVIYNISLLPKLLAISEDTQGLKALTHNSPHPILRFDAATPEVILDLNTEEDYQRAID
- a CDS encoding CoA transferase, whose product is MKALEGVRVLDLTRALAGPYCTLMLADYGADVIKIEVPGKGDDTRAWGPPYIHDESAYFLSINRNKRSLTLNLKEPEAREIFMKLARDADVIVENYTPGVVHRLGIDYDSVKAVKPDIVYCSISGFGQTGPYRELPAYDQMMQGVGGIMSLTGDPDGPPMKVGIAITDIGAGMLGAYAVMTALFHRARTGQGQYLDVSMLDLQVSWLTYQAGAYFAAGSPPPRVGAAHPNLVPYQAFKCSDGKYVNVAVGNDRFWLRFCDALGRQDLAQDPAYAQNKDRVRQRAKLVGILEQEFKKKPVKHWVQVLEKGGVPCGPINDMADVFSNPQVIERKMLAEMDHPTAGRIKQTGISIKFSDTPGEIKSPPPVLGQHNEEILTSLGYSRDDVKSLKQSGIL
- a CDS encoding alpha/beta fold hydrolase, giving the protein MPILLLLVIILASLAFFTLLAVSAVALWVAYDYVRTRRYPVDQWGHPSDFPIDYEDVSFPSRHDLLKISGWYLPSGDDSRCLILLQGDGHHRNSPGIRALLLGRDLAQHGYSVLLFDFRGRGDSRGHRGSAGDRERWDLLGALDYVNSRGIPTEKIGLVGFSLGAAVALLVADQEKRIPALVSDSCYLDTLPDLENVPFLFFTLPKWFRVPTILAGKWFLAADFSQVRPVKMVHKIAPRPVFFIHGQEDHVVPYRETIVLHQASKNPNNQLWIVPGAGHVHTYATHPKEYLRLIVPFFNRHIPKDSPN
- a CDS encoding YkgJ family cysteine cluster protein, translating into MAIKWRCTQCGECCKRYVPLVLPVDVKRIQNRMNKPISEFVEFYRPTDFKPPLEESDERLFNSKFGKLAMVLGRVENEDMGQCTFLKNNVCSIHEFKPHICRQYPFQPVDFDKPQGPFRLIDEPCFGKHDTDGEVEEGPVRRDYVSYTEAQESYNEQVRRWNEDPTSKRRRIEDFLKFVGLEWG
- a CDS encoding SDR family oxidoreductase, with the protein product MDLGIKGRAAIVGGSSRGMGKSAALTLAREGASVVICSRTEADIRKAEKEIAAASSPKQVLALAADLTKPDVIKSVVRQTLGRFGRIDILVNNVGGPPPGQPSQLTDEQWYAALEQNFLSAVRMTREVLPHMKERKWGRVINLLSNAVRQPVLDLVLSTSSRLAVVGYAKMLSNEVSQFGITVNNVLPGQVLTDRMTSLYGKMAKEQGRDMQAMMDEAAGRIPMRRLGRPEEMGDLIAFLASDRASYITGQSISLDGGALQAVI
- a CDS encoding TldD/PmbA family protein, encoding MLSIAQLKRSVSDALKYLKTQKDVTEAEVFASANENLTVRLNYTSRIPSNGVEEPKSVESYGLGIRVALKGGDGVKTGFGSEPTNLSLEGVKKALEKARRGAVLDPEYVSLPKPTGEQPTLTKYHDPVLMSSKGGKLVQAGWASVNRALEVFQSSEELLGAAKSPDKVKELGLILGGDVVMLKERMAVGSFHFPSVQTDESTLIMSFATAMVEDHDAKGTGWGTSPSLSGFAGDSAAEAARSAIRAIGGQRVASGAYRVVLGPQAVAELLEWILMPGLNLNMFYAGASPFLGKMGKKVASEEVYLYDDGSAAGLAASKAITDEGVPTGRTEMIKDGVLKGALSNYYETQRILHDPKGKEKLGVEPSRVAQGIAPRNGFRTGRGGGRNFDSPPSITPTNLVLEGRRKRSTEELMRMVDDGLYIGRLWYTYPVNGITAADFSGTVVGDSYLIKGGRLAAPIKPNTLRLNDNILRVINSVLGIGHPPRGTVRWASDQVTWAPEVAVEGLRVEEIGEYMEGVYQR